Part of the Anguilla rostrata isolate EN2019 chromosome 10, ASM1855537v3, whole genome shotgun sequence genome, gtgatatcctgctgtataagaCAGAgtgatatcctgctgtataagagcagtgatatcctgctgtataagaGCAGAgtgatatcctgctgtataagagcagtgatatcctgctgtataagaGCAGAgtgatatcctgctgtataagaGCAGtaatatcctgctgtataagaGCAAAgtgatatcctgctgtataagaGCAGTATATCCTGCTATAGGCGTATGGTATAGAGCAgtgatatcctgctgtataagaGCAGtaatatcctgctgtataagaGCAGtgatatccagctgtataagagCAGAgtgatatcctgctgtataagagcagtgatatcctgctgtataagaGCAGtaatatcctgctgtataagaGCAGtgatatccagctgtataagagCAGAgtgatatcctgctgtataagagcagtgatatcctgctgtataagaGCATcgaatgaaattgaaaatgagGCTAATGATTCCCTGCACTGGACAGCACACACCGGAACTATACAAGATTAGCTTGATTGCAAGCAATGCAATTCAGACTTCCTTATTTAAGCTAGGGGGAGGGGTGGCTATACTGGTGGCAGGAAGGCCACTACAACAGTCCCGATGCTTAAAGCCTTGTCCTTGTGGGTTtgcaatgtttgggacaatgaGTTTCACAGGAAATAAACAGATTATATCATCAGGTTACCCACAGGCCTGCATTCCATACTCTACCCTTAGCCTTAACCTAACCTTTCTCCTTACTGAACCCAGCCAGCAGGACAGGACCCCAGGGCCTCAACATGCCCTAAACCAAACCCTTAGCCTAATCTTTACCCTTACAGAACCCAGCCAGCAGGACCTGTTCCGTTCCACCTTAGACTCTATTCCACTCTACCTTAGACTCAGTTCAATATGAAACATCTGCAAACTGAAACATCCTCAGCACTGATGCCCTTTCCAAACATATCACAACAGTCAGCAACTCTCTCATTCACTGAGGGCTTCTGTTCCAGCCATTCTAGCCATAATTACAGGCAAACAGACTTGCACAACATGTTTGCACACGGCTATGAGCATGTTAACTATGCAATTCACtcaggaaaaatatatttttgtcccTCATTTAGCGAAGTATTTCCAACTTTGTGGCCACTGCCAGCATATATAAATGATGAAGTGGTGACCCTTCACACTGCTTGCATTGCCTGAGTACCAGAATTCTGAAAACAATTCAGTGAATCACTGCCAGAACTAAATCAATTGAACCATGATTCCAAGTACAAGAGGAAATGATCGACCTGAAGGAGCCATCAACAGCAGTGCCTGGGAAGCAGGGTCACTTAAGGAGGAGgaaacggggcgggggggcgggggtgtttgAGCCGGGTCACGTGAGAAGGCATAATTTACGGTAGCGGATTATgttgtgtccgtgtgtgtgtgtgtatgtgtgcgagctGTAACTCACCCTCCTCTTCAGACGATCCCGCTCTCTCAGCGTCAGGGTGTCAGCCTTTGCGATGACGGGGACAATGTTCACCTTGCTGTGAATGGCCTTCATGAACTCGACATCTAGGGGTTTCAGcctgagaagagagagacacacacacacacacacacacgcatcatcatcaacagcacacacatgcagcgaGCAGGTGTGTTTGGGCAGGTGTGGCCCCCAGCTCGTACCCGTGTCCGAAGGGTGAGATGAAGTAGAAGCAGCAGTGAACGCGGTTGTCCACGATGTGCCGGCGGTTGAGCCCGCTCTCGTCGTGCAGGTAGCGCTCAAACTGGTTATCAATGTACTGGATGATGGTCTTAAAGCTAGGGACACAGAATGGACACAGAGAGCAAAAACCCCTAATCAACTGAAGAAAATAGCACATTTCCTGCAGGTGACCACAGGATTCAAACCCCACTCCAGCAGAAACACCGATGGGCCTGTTTTTGGGTACAGTCTTTCAAAATCACATGGCAGGAATAATGAGCTTAATCCGATGAAGTTTAAACCATGTGTCCTTTTTTTAAGGGTAGTATTCGTTGTGGCCATGGCCATTTGAGTAGGCCTGAATGGATTCACATGGTGGTTAAATAATACTGCCAGGTTAAGCAGAGTTTACTGGActaattttttacttttttatttaacctttatttacccagggtaggttcactgagcacggatgctcttttgcaggaacgccctgcttcacactcatacacattcgcACCTGGGAGCTGCGCAGTACAACCAAAATCCTCTactgttggccactgagcagctccactggagggagagaacatttttttagccaattaaatcaggggatgattaagTTTTttcgagagccagatctgggattttagccaggaaccccctactctttgcgaatagtgtcgtgggatctttaatgaccacagtgagtcaggacctcggtttaacgtctcatcccaaagacagcatctcctacagcacagtgtccccatcactgcactggggcattggggtttatttgaccagagggaagattgccccctgctggcccaccaacaccacttccagcagcaactcagtattccctggtggtctcccatccaagtactaaccaagcccacacctgcttagcttcagccagtcggtaggagcagagtgcgtggtggtatagCTGCTGGCCAAATATCATGGTTATCATAGACTGTCCATTCAAACAGACTTTAGTGGACTTTGTCCTGGTACAGCACCAGTACCATCTCCAAAATATGCTGCAGGGACTTCATTGAAGGTCCAAATGTTGGTTTTATTGTCCCAGAATTTACAAAGCCAATCAgatatgaaataaatcaaagatATTAAACATATATCTGTGCGAACAGTagttccagtgcatggatgggccccatggtacATGAACTATTAAGGCACTGCAAACAGAACCTGTCCTGTTACCTGTCCCAGCTGAGCTAAGTCAACGGCCCACATCCACAAATCATCTCAGAAGAGGAATTCTGATCTGGTGGCAGGTTCAGCTTTAACTCACAGAGGATAAGGATAGTAAACAGGGAAAACCTGATCCTCGATCAGCACAGAGATGCTTTATCGGTATTGGTCCTGGTCTGTGGTATGGTTAGGGGACGCAgattggctgtgattggccggtcTGTGGTATGGTTAGGGGACGCAGATTGGCTGTGACTGGCCAGTCTGTGGTATGGTTAGGGGCGCAGAGGTCTGTGATTAGCTGGTCTGTGGTATAGTTACGGCCACAGAGatatgtgattggctggctgaggCTTGGCCGAAGGAATAAACAGCCATTTCAGGACAATCAACAGGAAGTTGCAGCTGAAACAAAACTTCCTGCCTGAAGCCATCAGAGggccggggggcaggggggcaggggggatcCACGCTTCTGCCAGATCCCAttccaactcccccccccaacacacacccctctctcactcgctccatctttctttttcttgccatttttctcccattttctccccaatttagtcattataccaattccccgtgtgtatcacggtcctggtcgatgcacATCTTTCTGTTGATCTGGGAAGGgcgtagactaccacatgcctcctccgatgcatgtggagtcgccagccgcttcttttcacctgacagcgaggagtttcactagggagagcgtaacgcatgtggaggttcacgctatctcccctagatcccctccctgctgaacaggtgccccgaccaaccagtaggagtcgctaatgcaatgATCAGGACTCGTACCCTCATCGGCTTCCCACCCGtgaacactgccaactgtgttcgaaggaacgtctgaccaagccggaagtaccgctgccaggggctgaacccgggtctctgcggtggtaggcgagtgcttttacctctacactaccctgCCGTCTGCCCTCCATCTTTCTTTCTGGGTCTGTTCACACAGTCTGTCAATCACTGGTCTGCTTCCCCGGTAGTCTCTGTGGGGGCCTCAGTGCAGAACTGGCTGGCTCCTAGTTCAGGCTGTCAGGTTTCTCATATAAAGCACAGTGAGTGCAATCTGCAGGGGTACCTGCTGATGAGTGTGCTTCTCCTTTAGTCTGTGTGGGAGACCTTTCCTATAACACAAAGGGCTCCTGGCCAGTGTTGGTGGGAAGAAAGCACTGCTAGATTAATAAAGTTGTTTTAATCACATATGTAGGCACAAACTATTTTAGCAAATGCTCCAATTccccacacacagctggtgAGGAGGGgagccgtggggggggggcctgtaCCTTTATCCATGGTGCCACGGCTTAATGCCGAGGCTGAAAGGAAAGCGAGGTGCTGGACATTCTTAAGAGGACGCTGGCGAGACCCAGCACATtctgcaggggtggggtggggggttaggaggACGCTGGCGAGACCCAGCACATTCTgcaagggtggggtgggggggggggacctagCAAAGCAGGGATGGAAATTAGGGAGGATGCTGGGAGGCGATGCACGTTAAACTGACATTAGAAATGATAACCTACAGCTAAAGCAGGAAAATGGCAATGATGAATCAATCAATGAATGGAGCTAATCGGCTGACCTTAGGTGCACAATTTGTCCCCTTATTACCACATCTGCCCCCCTTACATACCACATCTGCCCCTTAGGTATCTGTCTCTGGACGAACATAGGAATACTGTTGTGAAGTAACTGGCATAGAAAAGGCACATTGTCTTGAATTGGTTGGTTACATGAAGGGATattgttgctaagtggttggtagtaGATATATGGTTAAAGAGTATACTGCTGTTAAGTGCATTTGAACAGAAAGTTCTTACATACAGTTTTTACATGGTTGGTCAGAAAGAGGCATATGATTAGAGAGAAGAAAATTGTTGTTAAGTGGTTGAGTAGAGAGGTTTATTGTTGATAACTGATGATCCAGAAAAGGCTCACCAGTCTTGGCTGTTAATAGCATCACCATAACCAGGCGTGTCCACCACTGTGAGGCGTAGTTTCACCCCCCGTTCCTCAATTTCCACAGTAGACGCCTCAATCTGGACGGTCCGTTCAATTTTCTCTGTAGGCCAGCAAAGCAGCGCATACCAGTTAGGGTAACATCTCTACACCCCACCTCCATATCCCTATACACTTCCCCCAAACTCTAagcccagccctaaccctaaccccacctcCATATCCCTATACACTTCCCCCAAACTCTAagcccagccctaaccctaaccccacctcCATATCCCTATACATTTCCCCCAAACTCCAAGTCTAGCCCTAACCCCAAACTCTAACCATCCACAATGGACAAAATGGTAGCTTCCAGCTACCTGAGTTTGAGCAGGACTCAAATCATCATGAGCTCATGTAATGTAGTACTTATGTTTGCAAGCTAACAGTAGGTGTAACACAATGACTATAAAATGTGTACATaggtatgtatgcatgtatatatagaTGCAAAAGTATTGGTGGATTGTTGAGCAGGCAATAACCAAGAATTGCTTTTTTGATTTTATGGGAAGACTTGCATACTATTATTCACCtatatttaaccaggaaaatcTTACTGAAATGAACACTCTTTTTCAAGAGATTCCTCTTACCTGCAGCGATGGGGATATAGCGCTCAGGGTAAAGGTCCGTCAGAAACAGGCTGTTGATCAGAGTAGACTTCCCCAAACCGGACTCCCCTACAGAGCCAAGGACATAGGCAGAGCTCGGAATGGTGATTCCAAGAGAATGGGGGCATAATGAGTCAGAACCCACTCAACCCCTATGAATCCAGAACCCACTCAACCCCTATGAATCCAGGCCCCACTCAACCCCTATGAATCCAGGCCCCACTCAAACCCCTATGAATCCAGAACCCACTCAACCCCTATGAATCCAGAACCCACTCAACCCCTATGAATCCAGAACCCACTCAACCCCTATGAATCCAGGCCCCACTCAAACCACTATGAATCCAGGCCCCACTCAAACTCCTATGAATCCAGAACCCACTCAACCCCTATGAATCCAGAACCCACTCAACCCCTATGAATCCAGACCCCACTCAACCCCTATGAATCCAGACCCCACTCAAACCCTATGAATCCAAACCCCACTCAACCCCTATGAATCCAGACTCCACTCAAGGAGAAGTTTATAGTGATAGGgcttgggggaggggtttaaaGTAATAGTGCATGGGGAGGAGTTTAGTGATACCGCTTTGGGGAGGAGTTTATAGTGATAGGacttgggggaggggtttatagTGATAACgcttgggggaggggtttatagTGATAGGACATGAGGGAGGAGTTTATAGTGATAGCACATGAGGGAGGAGTTTATAGTGATAGCgcttgggggaggggtttatagTGATAGCgcttgggggaggggtttatagTGATAGGACATGAGGGAGGAGTTTATAGTGATAGCacttgggggaggggtttatagTGATAGCACATGAGGGAGGAGTTTATAGTGATAGCgcttgggggaggggtttatagTGATAGCgcttgggggaggggtttatagTGATAGCGCTTGGGGGAGGGTTTAGTGATAGGACATGAGGGAGGAGTTTATAGTGATAGCacttgggggaggggtttatagTGATAGGACATGGGGGAGGAGTTTATAGTGATAGCacttgggggaggggtttatagTGATAGCgcttgggggaggggtttatagTGATAGGacttgggggaggggtttatagTGATAGGACATGAGGGAGGAGTTTATAGTGATAGCGCTTAGGGGAGGAGTTTATAGTGATAGCGCTTAGGGGAGGGGTTTATAGTGATAGCgcttgggggaggggtttatagTGATAGCACACAGGGGAGGTCCAGACTCACCCACAACCATCAGCGTGAACTCAAAGCCTTTCTTCACAGACTTCCTGTGCACCTGGTTGGGCAGGTTAGCGAAGCCCACATATCCTGCTGCCTCAGGAAACTGCCGGAAACACAGGGTGCAATGGAGTATCTGTAcactaaccccaaccccaacccatCTCTACACTaatcctaaccccaaccccaactcATCTCTACACTAACCCCAACCCATCTCTACACTatcccaaccccaaccctaaccctcaccctacACTTCACTACAGCTGCACTCAGACCATGCCACACATTTAACCAACATGAGGCATTCCAAGTCAAATAACCATCAGTAAGTCTTTCAAAACTATTCAGTGAACAATTCCTAAAAGCAAGCAGACGCTTCCACTTTCTGAAAAAAACTTCTCAATATTTTGCTAGTCCTGATTTAGCGTCTGCCTGAAGCTCCTTCCCTCCCTGAGCTTGTTATTCATACGATATGTATCCAGAACTCTTATGTCAAAGAGAAACCACATAGAAATGAACAACACAAACAGTCCAAACGGGTGTTGATAAAGGAAGCTCTGCTCAGGTGGCTGGATTTGGGT contains:
- the zgc:63587 gene encoding septin-2; its protein translation is MSQSGEKGKFPEAAGYVGFANLPNQVHRKSVKKGFEFTLMVVGESGLGKSTLINSLFLTDLYPERYIPIAAEKIERTVQIEASTVEIEERGVKLRLTVVDTPGYGDAINSQDCFKTIIQYIDNQFERYLHDESGLNRRHIVDNRVHCCFYFISPFGHGLKPLDVEFMKAIHSKVNIVPVIAKADTLTLRERDRLKRRILDEIAEHGIRIYQLPDADSDEDEEFKEQTRVLKASIPFAVIGSNQLIEVKGKKIRGRLYPWGVVEVENPEHNDFLKLRTMLVTHMQDLQEVTQDLHYENFRSERLKRAGRAVEEDVVDKDQILMQKEAELRRMQEMITQMQAQMRMKPADE